A single genomic interval of Fibrobacter sp. UWB13 harbors:
- a CDS encoding RND family transporter gives MNTKKSFAEKFSQWYIPLICKNKYKALTFYFFLALLLAFPILVKPGLKLDADLSHLLPEDTPSVKALEESYERFGSTDRFMIAIQSESVELAAALQDSIQDYIHKNWQGDFVSTQVDNDNQFFKDNALLYLPVKHLENIRDNLEDLQLEIGRKNGPLVVDLLGDGPTDSASSANGEATSKKERVWFDANLPMELGLPEEAVSAFDAFFKKNTPAETETGKKEWNPKAYLPDSLKNRLIGSPEPDSTGKILFNAVVNAKLIKPSTDYEFVTKILAKTDELLAFFRSKQYPVPTRFTVEGTYEGLKEVDEVANDSIFSFGISLVLIFLLTAFFFRSVKGPILVTGSVLYACLPTLAFTALFYGKLNPFTVFVASIILGIGIDYSIHILGNAQKLLNKYSSLEEVLEETQRKMLKPFILASFTTIAAFLTLLVAHFRGFYEFGIVASMGVLFSMMTSVLVLPVFVACMGGIPAAPQKSLLPDSWSEQRIFSFFKHAALIGFVLGAVALWFAPHVDFEHNLKNLRRVHTDKVVPAAEQKISTKVTRATNRAVTSTPAAVMGSKAEQLDKLYDTLMVRLHDEKDPLLGSFLTLKSFVPPADSQEKRLEVIEEIRDLVEARVFDKAEGDDSANVSTLRKLAQVEKPFAAEDVPAWTLDLLREKDGSYGKIGFIYGDFPSWDAHALHRFQERYGNWNFDGERLRTFSSQFILSDVIESVKADSFNLASVIVLVIFLTLIVSFRKPSMFLAGGVSFGMGALLTLGLLGALTYFFEFGKISIYNVIVIPMTLGIGIDATIHFITSWCSKSNEGMTLRQLFDTTGRNVMASSLTTIAGFVGFLFTTHRGLQGIGHLACMGIFMFLVTSVIFSMYLCGSWLRKKGEKK, from the coding sequence ATGAATACGAAAAAGTCGTTTGCTGAAAAATTCTCACAGTGGTACATTCCACTCATTTGCAAAAATAAGTATAAGGCTCTTACCTTCTATTTCTTCTTAGCGCTCCTCCTCGCGTTTCCGATTCTCGTGAAGCCGGGGTTGAAACTCGACGCTGACCTTTCGCACCTCTTGCCCGAAGATACGCCGAGCGTTAAGGCGCTTGAAGAATCGTATGAGCGTTTCGGCAGTACCGACCGATTCATGATTGCCATCCAGAGCGAAAGCGTGGAACTTGCCGCCGCTTTGCAGGATTCCATTCAGGATTACATCCACAAAAACTGGCAGGGCGATTTTGTCTCGACGCAGGTGGATAACGATAACCAGTTCTTCAAGGACAATGCGCTTTTGTACCTCCCGGTCAAGCACCTTGAAAACATCCGCGATAATCTTGAAGATCTGCAGCTTGAAATTGGACGCAAAAATGGTCCGCTCGTTGTCGACTTGCTCGGCGATGGTCCGACGGATTCTGCTAGTTCTGCAAACGGCGAAGCTACTTCGAAAAAGGAACGCGTCTGGTTCGATGCAAATTTGCCGATGGAACTCGGTCTCCCCGAAGAAGCGGTAAGTGCATTCGATGCGTTCTTCAAGAAAAATACTCCTGCTGAAACCGAAACGGGTAAAAAGGAATGGAACCCGAAGGCTTACCTTCCGGATAGTTTGAAGAATCGCTTGATTGGTAGTCCGGAACCCGATAGCACGGGCAAGATTCTCTTTAACGCGGTTGTGAACGCAAAGTTGATTAAGCCCTCGACGGACTATGAATTTGTGACGAAAATTTTGGCAAAGACTGATGAGCTTTTGGCGTTTTTCCGTAGCAAGCAATACCCGGTGCCGACTCGCTTTACGGTGGAAGGCACTTACGAAGGCTTGAAGGAAGTTGATGAAGTTGCAAACGACAGTATCTTCTCGTTCGGCATTAGCCTTGTCTTGATTTTCCTCTTGACCGCATTCTTCTTCAGGAGTGTGAAGGGCCCGATTCTCGTGACCGGCTCTGTGCTTTACGCTTGCCTCCCGACGCTTGCTTTTACCGCACTTTTCTATGGCAAGTTGAATCCGTTTACGGTGTTTGTCGCATCGATTATTTTGGGTATCGGCATTGACTATTCTATTCACATTTTGGGCAATGCGCAGAAACTTTTGAACAAGTACAGTTCTCTTGAAGAAGTTCTCGAAGAAACGCAGCGCAAGATGCTCAAGCCGTTTATTTTGGCGAGCTTCACGACGATTGCCGCGTTCCTCACGCTCTTGGTCGCACACTTCCGTGGCTTCTATGAATTCGGCATTGTGGCATCGATGGGTGTGCTCTTCAGTATGATGACGTCCGTCCTCGTTTTGCCGGTCTTTGTCGCTTGCATGGGCGGTATTCCTGCGGCTCCGCAGAAGTCTCTGTTGCCGGATTCCTGGAGCGAACAGCGCATTTTCAGTTTCTTCAAGCATGCCGCTTTGATTGGCTTTGTGCTCGGTGCCGTAGCGCTCTGGTTTGCACCACATGTGGATTTTGAACACAACTTGAAGAATTTGCGCCGTGTGCATACGGATAAGGTTGTTCCTGCCGCAGAACAGAAAATTTCGACCAAGGTCACTCGCGCGACAAACCGTGCTGTGACTTCGACTCCTGCAGCTGTGATGGGCTCCAAGGCCGAACAGCTTGATAAGCTTTATGACACGTTGATGGTTCGACTCCATGACGAAAAGGATCCGCTGTTAGGCAGTTTCCTTACGCTCAAGAGCTTTGTGCCGCCTGCGGATTCCCAGGAAAAGCGCCTTGAAGTTATCGAAGAAATTCGTGACTTGGTCGAAGCGAGAGTCTTTGACAAGGCCGAAGGCGACGATTCCGCAAACGTCTCGACGCTCCGCAAACTTGCTCAAGTTGAAAAGCCGTTTGCCGCCGAAGATGTCCCGGCATGGACGCTCGACTTGCTCCGCGAAAAGGATGGCTCTTACGGTAAGATTGGCTTTATTTACGGTGACTTCCCGAGCTGGGATGCCCATGCGTTGCACCGCTTCCAGGAACGCTATGGCAACTGGAACTTTGATGGCGAACGCTTGCGCACGTTCTCGTCGCAGTTCATCCTTTCGGACGTGATTGAATCGGTGAAGGCGGACAGCTTTAACCTGGCTTCGGTCATTGTGCTTGTCATTTTCCTCACGTTGATTGTTTCGTTCCGCAAACCTTCGATGTTCTTGGCGGGAGGTGTCTCGTTTGGCATGGGGGCGCTTCTCACGCTTGGACTTTTGGGTGCGCTCACGTACTTCTTTGAATTTGGAAAAATCAGCATCTACAACGTGATTGTGATTCCGATGACGCTGGGTATTGGCATTGATGCGACAATCCACTTCATTACGTCTTGGTGTTCGAAATCCAATGAAGGGATGACCCTTCGTCAGCTCTTTGACACGACGGGTCGTAACGTGATGGCAAGCTCCTTGACTACGATTGCAGGCTTTGTCGGCTTCCTCTTTACGACGCATCGCGGCTTGCAGGGCATTGGGCACCTCGCTTGCATGGGAATCTTCATGTTCCTCGTGACAAGTGTCATCTTCTCGATGTATCTTTGTGGCTCCTGGCTCAGGAAAAAAGGTGAAAAGAAATAA
- a CDS encoding LTA synthase family protein: MMIKQLFKNPFILITSVAFLLQTVMLVLFYALPDPLGLSMSEMFAGKTIWQIFMAYGAILVMSSIFTFLKSPRALAVFYVFYFFFAIADYEVFRFNHQRLSYSFIRTYFHISNITDATTVSTLGGDGFGTVLWVGLIFLILAGGIAFCVTYSMRQKRMTMAQIAIAQKPNKRIAVTMLSSGLTLSLIPLLLFIIGARGVTNFPFQIDWRFTLGKYTLTAPVLHIAGLETFEFFRDGYSITDELVHDLDAFLPADFAGARSDKNYPGYRKAPTHEYKATRPYNIVFIFGESYKGRVLNQMLEGDTALAPNLWKMANVGGFWFKNAFSGSYPTVRGTTSAYLGFPSHPNRDVPAFYASNHFKGFQEYLTNYHRAYMTVSNPVFDHTLPFVERFYGGNWRVAEDPKIIGTSDSIGMDLAIEMLKTMPTDSAWFLAANTIATHIPFYGYPDSYAAKPEDAMVRFKNALRYTDEQMGRFFEALYARPDFDRTVVFVVGDHDTPVDSIDYKVPQPLGVSAAQIFMGIFSADTNLFKGLEIREDVASQLDIGPTIFDLAQVRAPSHFWGYDLLTEKRPAEQPALFYTQNAYYLGFRDSVLTGGLESDEVYKGKNGSFEHVSDSLSLKWKAHAVGASKVLRSLLRNDNMLPH, encoded by the coding sequence ATGATGATTAAACAGCTTTTCAAAAATCCGTTTATCTTGATTACGTCTGTGGCTTTTTTGTTGCAGACGGTTATGCTTGTCCTGTTCTATGCGTTGCCGGATCCGCTTGGGCTTTCGATGTCCGAAATGTTTGCGGGCAAGACCATTTGGCAAATTTTCATGGCGTATGGCGCAATTCTCGTGATGTCTTCCATCTTCACGTTCTTGAAAAGCCCTCGGGCGCTTGCCGTATTTTACGTATTTTACTTTTTCTTTGCAATCGCCGATTACGAGGTCTTCCGCTTTAATCACCAACGCCTTTCGTATTCGTTTATCCGTACCTATTTCCATATTTCCAATATCACCGATGCTACGACGGTCTCGACGCTTGGTGGCGATGGTTTTGGAACGGTTTTGTGGGTTGGACTTATTTTCCTCATTTTGGCGGGTGGCATCGCATTTTGTGTGACGTATTCCATGCGTCAAAAGCGCATGACGATGGCTCAAATTGCGATTGCACAAAAGCCGAACAAGAGAATTGCAGTCACGATGCTCTCTTCGGGATTGACGCTTTCGCTGATTCCGTTGCTTTTGTTCATTATTGGCGCTCGTGGCGTTACGAATTTCCCGTTTCAAATCGATTGGCGTTTTACGCTTGGTAAATACACGCTTACGGCTCCGGTGCTGCATATTGCAGGGCTTGAAACGTTTGAATTTTTCCGTGATGGCTATTCTATTACCGATGAACTTGTCCATGATCTCGATGCATTTTTGCCGGCGGATTTCGCAGGGGCTCGCTCGGATAAAAACTACCCTGGATATCGTAAAGCTCCGACACACGAATACAAGGCAACGCGTCCGTATAACATCGTCTTTATATTCGGTGAATCCTATAAAGGCCGCGTGCTGAATCAAATGCTCGAAGGCGATACGGCGCTTGCTCCGAACTTGTGGAAAATGGCAAATGTCGGTGGATTCTGGTTCAAGAATGCGTTCAGCGGAAGCTATCCTACGGTTCGCGGCACGACTTCGGCTTATCTCGGATTCCCGTCACACCCGAACCGCGATGTGCCTGCGTTCTATGCCTCGAATCATTTCAAGGGTTTCCAGGAATATCTGACAAATTATCATCGTGCGTACATGACGGTATCAAATCCAGTGTTTGACCACACCTTGCCTTTCGTGGAACGCTTCTATGGTGGCAATTGGCGCGTGGCAGAAGACCCGAAAATCATCGGAACCTCGGATAGCATTGGGATGGATCTCGCCATAGAAATGCTTAAGACAATGCCGACGGATAGCGCTTGGTTCTTGGCGGCAAATACGATAGCGACCCACATTCCGTTCTACGGCTACCCGGATAGTTACGCTGCCAAGCCCGAAGACGCGATGGTGCGTTTCAAGAATGCTTTACGTTATACGGATGAACAGATGGGTCGATTCTTCGAAGCGCTTTATGCAAGGCCTGATTTTGACCGGACGGTGGTATTTGTTGTTGGTGACCACGATACACCTGTGGATTCCATTGACTATAAGGTTCCTCAACCGCTTGGTGTTTCTGCGGCGCAGATTTTTATGGGGATTTTCTCTGCAGACACAAACCTCTTTAAAGGTCTTGAAATTCGTGAAGATGTGGCGTCTCAGCTGGATATTGGCCCTACGATTTTCGATTTGGCTCAAGTTCGCGCTCCGAGCCATTTTTGGGGTTACGACTTGCTTACCGAAAAACGCCCGGCAGAACAGCCTGCGCTATTTTACACGCAGAACGCCTATTATCTCGGTTTCCGCGATTCCGTGTTGACGGGAGGCTTAGAATCCGATGAAGTGTATAAAGGGAAAAACGGCTCTTTTGAGCATGTTTCGGATTCCTTGTCGCTTAAGTGGAAGGCGCATGCCGTTGGTGCAAGCAAAGTTTTGCGTTCGCTTTTGCGTAACGACAATATGCTGCCCCACTAG
- a CDS encoding aspartoacylase, with product MSKINTIVVAGGTHGNERTGVSLVEKWKAHPECYNTLCKSATVDVVLANPEAVRLNRRYRDHDLNRAFAQTCLDMSVEPVHYEFRRARELNKVYGPKGENTRTDLILDVHNTGSNMGYCLILSTRDPFTMKASAVLTQEFEDAWIYYQPEERSASPYFGTVAKADVCIEIGPQQHGTLNAAIFERSEKLVKRYLELAEEWNRGELQKRAPIKVEVYTQLRDLGYPKPQGGGAIQAMIHPELDGHDYRELRQGDKLFRTFDGKDILFEGEPDGRSVYPIFINEPAYYEKDIAMSLTVKTVEEW from the coding sequence ATGAGTAAAATCAACACAATTGTCGTTGCCGGTGGAACGCATGGCAACGAACGCACGGGCGTGAGCCTGGTCGAAAAGTGGAAGGCTCATCCTGAATGTTATAATACGCTTTGTAAATCGGCAACGGTTGATGTTGTGCTTGCAAATCCGGAGGCGGTTCGCCTGAATCGCCGTTACCGTGACCATGACTTGAATCGCGCATTTGCTCAGACTTGCTTGGATATGTCTGTGGAGCCTGTGCACTACGAATTCCGCCGTGCTCGTGAACTCAATAAGGTTTATGGGCCCAAGGGCGAAAATACGCGCACGGACTTGATTTTGGACGTGCATAACACGGGTTCGAACATGGGCTATTGCCTGATTCTTTCGACACGTGATCCGTTTACGATGAAGGCTTCGGCCGTGCTCACGCAAGAATTCGAGGACGCCTGGATTTATTACCAGCCCGAAGAACGTAGCGCTTCGCCGTACTTTGGAACGGTTGCCAAGGCGGACGTGTGCATTGAAATTGGTCCGCAACAGCATGGAACGCTGAACGCCGCTATTTTTGAACGTTCCGAAAAGCTTGTGAAACGTTATTTGGAACTTGCTGAGGAATGGAACCGTGGAGAGTTGCAAAAGCGCGCTCCGATTAAGGTTGAAGTTTATACGCAGCTGCGAGACTTGGGCTACCCGAAGCCGCAGGGCGGTGGCGCTATACAGGCGATGATCCACCCGGAATTGGATGGTCACGATTACCGCGAACTCAGACAAGGCGACAAGCTTTTCCGTACGTTTGATGGCAAGGACATCTTGTTCGAGGGCGAACCGGATGGCCGCTCGGTCTATCCGATTTTCATCAACGAACCTGCGTACTACGAGAAAGACATTGCCATGAGCCTCACGGTGAAAACCGTGGAAGAGTGGTAA